From a region of the Microbacterium sp. nov. GSS16 genome:
- the uvrC gene encoding excinuclease ABC subunit UvrC translates to MADVLPYKPRAGEIPTDPGVYRFRDADGRVLYVGKAKNLRQRLSNYFAPLRTLHERTRRMVTTASSVEWTVVATDVDSLQLEYMWIKEFDPPFNVRYRDDKSYPFMAITLADEAPRVMVTRNRRIPGARYFGPYPKVWAVHETIDLMVRAFPIRTCSDSSYRRAMQTGRPCFPGQIGKCGGPCSMKVTIEEHRAMVDDFVAFMAGGDERFTRDLTKRMQAASAAMDYEAAARFRDKLTAIDAVLGKSALVLPSDEDADLFGVAEDELSAAVHHFVIRGGRVRGVRSLAVDKELDISRGELVDQILQRVYGDSSDIPRRVLVPTLPDDAAELEEWLRDRRGRRVEISVAQRGQRADLMRTATLNAQQTLLRHKTRRTSDYVARTQALTDLQEALGMDEAPLRIECFDISHLGGTNVVASMVVFEDGLPRKDQYRSFNIAETTDDTDSMYQVLMRRLARVDASPEQVEEDEGEGRRRPRFAYRPQLLVVDGGQPQVQAAARALRDSGHTEIALCGIAKRLEEIWVPDDDFPVILPRTSEALYLVQRLRDEAHRFAITHQRKRRRRDIQTVLREIPGLGDARIKALLTHFGSVTALRASSPEQISEVAGIGPVLASTIHAHLAGGQAPATR, encoded by the coding sequence ATGGCGGACGTCCTCCCGTACAAGCCGCGCGCGGGGGAGATCCCCACCGATCCGGGTGTCTATCGCTTCCGCGACGCCGACGGCCGGGTGCTGTACGTGGGCAAGGCGAAGAATCTCCGCCAGCGCCTGTCGAACTACTTCGCTCCGCTGCGCACCCTGCACGAGCGCACGCGACGGATGGTCACGACCGCGTCCTCGGTGGAATGGACCGTCGTCGCGACCGACGTAGACTCGCTGCAGCTCGAGTACATGTGGATCAAGGAGTTCGATCCGCCGTTCAACGTGCGCTATCGCGACGACAAGTCCTATCCGTTCATGGCGATCACCCTCGCGGACGAGGCGCCGCGGGTCATGGTGACACGCAACCGGCGCATCCCCGGTGCCCGGTACTTCGGCCCGTACCCGAAGGTCTGGGCGGTGCACGAGACGATCGACCTGATGGTCAGGGCGTTCCCCATCCGCACGTGCAGCGACTCCAGCTACCGACGCGCCATGCAGACGGGAAGACCGTGCTTCCCCGGGCAGATCGGCAAGTGCGGCGGCCCGTGCTCGATGAAGGTCACGATCGAAGAGCACCGCGCGATGGTCGACGACTTCGTCGCCTTCATGGCCGGCGGCGATGAGCGCTTCACCCGCGACCTCACCAAGCGCATGCAGGCGGCATCGGCCGCGATGGACTACGAGGCCGCTGCGCGGTTCCGCGACAAGCTCACGGCGATCGACGCCGTACTCGGCAAGAGCGCGCTCGTGCTGCCGTCCGACGAGGATGCCGACCTGTTCGGCGTCGCCGAGGACGAGCTGTCGGCGGCCGTGCATCACTTCGTGATCCGCGGCGGCCGCGTGCGCGGCGTGCGATCGCTCGCCGTCGACAAAGAGCTCGACATCAGCCGCGGTGAGCTCGTCGACCAGATCCTGCAGCGCGTCTACGGAGACTCGTCCGACATCCCGCGTCGCGTGCTCGTGCCCACGCTGCCCGACGATGCGGCAGAGCTTGAGGAGTGGCTGCGCGACCGCCGCGGACGCCGGGTCGAGATCTCCGTCGCCCAGCGCGGGCAGCGCGCCGACCTCATGCGCACCGCCACGCTCAACGCCCAGCAGACGCTGCTGCGGCACAAGACGCGCCGAACCAGCGACTACGTCGCGCGCACGCAGGCTCTGACCGACCTGCAGGAGGCTCTGGGCATGGACGAGGCGCCGCTGCGCATCGAGTGCTTCGACATCTCCCACCTCGGCGGCACGAACGTCGTGGCATCCATGGTCGTCTTCGAAGACGGTCTGCCGCGCAAAGACCAGTACCGCTCGTTCAACATCGCCGAGACCACCGACGACACCGACTCGATGTATCAGGTTCTGATGCGTCGTCTCGCCCGGGTGGATGCGAGTCCTGAGCAGGTCGAAGAGGACGAGGGGGAGGGCAGGCGGCGTCCGCGCTTCGCCTACCGGCCGCAGCTGCTGGTCGTCGACGGCGGACAGCCCCAGGTGCAGGCGGCCGCGAGAGCCCTGCGCGACAGCGGGCACACCGAGATCGCGCTGTGCGGCATCGCCAAGCGACTTGAGGAGATCTGGGTGCCGGACGACGACTTCCCGGTCATCCTGCCGCGCACCAGCGAGGCGCTGTACCTGGTGCAGCGACTGCGAGACGAGGCGCACCGCTTTGCGATCACTCACCAGCGCAAGCGGCGTCGTCGCGACATCCAGACCGTGCTGCGGGAGATCCCCGGCCTCGGCGACGCCCGCATCAAGGCGCTGCTCACCCACTTCGGCTCGGTCACGGCGCTGCGCGCCTCGAGTCCCGAGCAGATCAGCGAGGTGGCGGGCATCGGACCGGTGCTCGCGTCCACCATCCACGCCCATCTCGCGGGCGGACAGGCGCCCGCGACTCGGTAG
- a CDS encoding DUF4129 domain-containing protein, translated as MTVSAERGRRSAPPRARAGSLLMHAGVLGLFLVVIAATALAGRPVVTGGILDFAPRQAPTAPQTLTAAPSPPPPEPSEPNPVIIIIGIALLVFVAVVVIIVLVRLIRALIAALRHRMRALPDPAGTEVEAAIEPAHQETVDAPTVLRGIAAALSAVTKRRDPGDAIVAAWLGLEETASDAGAGRGRAETPAEFTLRILLTRPGIDEPAQRLLNLYEQVRFGGHQPTEAMRDDAARTLAEIERGWR; from the coding sequence GCACGCGCTGGGTCTCTGCTGATGCATGCCGGGGTGCTCGGCCTGTTCCTCGTCGTCATCGCCGCGACGGCTCTGGCGGGACGCCCCGTGGTCACCGGTGGGATCCTCGACTTCGCTCCGCGGCAAGCGCCGACCGCGCCGCAGACGCTGACAGCCGCCCCGTCTCCGCCACCGCCCGAGCCGTCGGAGCCGAACCCGGTCATCATCATCATCGGCATCGCGCTGCTCGTGTTCGTCGCAGTCGTGGTGATCATCGTGCTGGTGCGCCTGATCCGGGCGCTCATCGCCGCGCTCCGCCACCGGATGCGCGCGCTGCCCGATCCCGCAGGAACAGAAGTCGAGGCGGCGATCGAACCCGCCCACCAAGAGACGGTGGACGCGCCGACGGTGCTGCGCGGCATCGCGGCCGCCCTGTCGGCCGTGACGAAGCGACGGGATCCGGGCGACGCGATCGTCGCCGCCTGGCTCGGCCTCGAGGAGACGGCGTCCGATGCCGGCGCGGGTCGCGGTCGGGCCGAGACTCCCGCCGAGTTCACCCTGCGAATCCTGCTCACCCGTCCCGGAATCGATGAGCCCGCACAGCGCCTGCTGAACCTGTACGAGCAGGTTCGATTCGGAGGTCACCAGCCGACGGAGGCGATGCGCGACGACGCAGCCCGCACCCTCGCCGAGATCGAGCGAGGATGGCGGTGA
- a CDS encoding DUF58 domain-containing protein has translation MTVSATASSRLSPAVLMGIVGAVTAPVVGLLLGRVDVITVGLPLALWVVHAFRVDAAAVAVEIHKRTSDDPGWVHDDIRVEPAAEIVEVSVVQSDRRRRRVFVAGGARIRASSRALHSGPLRSVEAAARALAADGGRLGPASESVAVVHAVPAAAPRLTRMPVAPRLTGLHGSHEGAKPGQGGDFRDIHPFAPGDELRRVDWKATARAARRPGELLIRRTNALSDASAVIVLDTADDLGSVVSTWGTTDLRRSGVTSLDHARSAARAIAEATIAQGDRIAFHTLAIDGRTVRSGGGRRHLARVLSEIASSGRAGDDSRFRRTPPVPHGSIIHVLSVFFDGAAAEIALRWRAVGHRVVAVDVLPELDLRRLNLQRELALQVLLAERQDMLRRLEESGVEVVRWDGDHGRGWAALSRARVRAGGASR, from the coding sequence ATGACGGTCTCGGCCACTGCCTCCTCACGGCTCAGCCCTGCGGTGCTGATGGGCATCGTCGGCGCGGTGACCGCGCCGGTCGTGGGTCTCCTGCTCGGCCGGGTCGACGTCATAACGGTCGGCCTGCCGCTGGCGCTGTGGGTCGTGCACGCGTTCCGGGTCGATGCAGCCGCCGTGGCCGTGGAGATCCACAAGCGCACCAGCGACGACCCCGGCTGGGTGCACGACGACATCCGGGTCGAACCCGCAGCGGAGATCGTCGAGGTGTCGGTCGTCCAGTCCGATCGGCGTCGGCGACGCGTATTCGTCGCCGGAGGTGCCCGGATACGGGCATCCAGCCGTGCCCTGCACTCGGGTCCGCTGCGGTCGGTGGAGGCGGCGGCGCGTGCGCTCGCCGCCGACGGTGGCCGGCTCGGCCCGGCCTCGGAGAGCGTCGCGGTCGTGCATGCGGTGCCGGCAGCCGCCCCGCGGCTGACGCGGATGCCGGTCGCTCCCCGCCTCACCGGCCTGCACGGGTCTCATGAAGGAGCCAAGCCCGGTCAGGGAGGCGACTTCCGCGACATCCATCCGTTCGCACCGGGCGACGAACTGCGCCGCGTCGACTGGAAGGCGACCGCGCGAGCCGCACGCCGGCCGGGCGAGCTGCTGATCCGGCGCACGAACGCGCTCAGCGACGCGTCGGCCGTGATCGTGTTGGACACGGCCGACGATCTCGGATCCGTGGTCTCGACCTGGGGCACGACAGATCTGCGGCGCAGCGGGGTCACCTCTCTCGACCACGCCCGGAGCGCCGCCCGGGCCATCGCCGAGGCGACCATCGCGCAGGGCGATCGCATCGCGTTCCACACTCTCGCCATCGACGGGCGGACGGTGCGCAGCGGCGGAGGCCGCAGACATCTGGCGCGGGTGCTCAGCGAGATCGCCTCGAGCGGTCGTGCAGGCGACGACTCGAGGTTCCGCCGAACCCCTCCCGTTCCGCACGGATCGATCATCCACGTGCTCTCCGTGTTCTTCGACGGAGCGGCCGCCGAGATCGCGCTGCGCTGGCGTGCGGTCGGACACCGCGTCGTCGCCGTGGACGTGCTGCCCGAACTCGATCTGCGTCGACTGAACCTGCAGCGCGAGCTCGCGCTGCAGGTGCTGCTCGCGGAGCGCCAGGACATGCTGCGCCGGCTGGAGGAGTCCGGCGTGGAGGTGGTCCGGTGGGACGGCGATCACGGCAGGGGATGGGCGGCGCTGTCCAGGGCGCGCGTGCGCGCCGGCGGAGCGTCGCGATGA
- the rapZ gene encoding RNase adapter RapZ — translation MAAAEEGEFLIVTGMSGAGRTTAANALEDLGWYVVDNLPPQILRPLLELTDMGAGNLPKIAAVVDVRGRGLFDELPDVYRALRSRGGVKVLYLDASDDVLVRRFESVRRPHPLQGDGTLLDGIRTERSRLATIRESADLLIDTSTLNIHQLAMQVSEMFSEEGAARHRLTILSFGFKYGLPTDVDLVADMRFLPNPFWNEELRDFTGRDEPVRDYVLGLPGSEQFLDAYAAALRPVLEGYQRENKSHSTVAIGCTGGKHRSVAMSEELARRLADVPGVAINVRHRDLGRE, via the coding sequence ATGGCGGCCGCAGAAGAGGGCGAGTTCCTCATCGTCACCGGGATGTCGGGAGCAGGTCGCACCACCGCGGCGAACGCTCTCGAGGATCTCGGCTGGTACGTCGTCGACAACCTGCCCCCGCAGATCCTCCGGCCGCTTCTCGAGCTCACCGACATGGGCGCCGGCAACCTTCCGAAGATCGCCGCGGTCGTCGATGTCCGCGGGCGCGGTCTGTTCGACGAGCTGCCGGACGTGTACCGGGCGCTGCGCTCCCGCGGCGGGGTGAAGGTGCTCTACCTCGACGCCTCCGACGACGTCCTCGTGCGGCGTTTCGAGTCGGTGCGCCGTCCGCATCCGCTTCAGGGCGACGGCACCCTGCTCGACGGCATCCGCACCGAGCGCTCGCGGCTCGCCACGATCCGCGAATCGGCCGACCTGCTCATCGACACGTCGACGCTGAACATCCACCAGCTCGCCATGCAGGTCTCGGAGATGTTCTCGGAGGAGGGCGCAGCGCGCCATCGCCTGACCATCCTGAGCTTCGGGTTCAAGTACGGACTGCCGACGGACGTCGACCTGGTCGCAGACATGCGGTTCCTCCCGAACCCGTTCTGGAACGAGGAGCTGCGCGACTTCACCGGACGCGATGAGCCGGTGCGCGACTACGTGCTCGGCCTGCCGGGCTCCGAGCAGTTCCTCGACGCCTACGCCGCGGCGCTGCGCCCCGTGCTGGAGGGGTACCAGCGCGAGAACAAGAGCCACTCGACCGTCGCCATCGGCTGCACCGGCGGCAAGCACCGCTCTGTTGCGATGAGCGAGGAGCTGGCTCGGCGCCTGGCGGACGTGCCCGGCGTCGCGATCAACGTGCGTCACCGCGACCTCGGGCGGGAGTGA
- a CDS encoding AAA family ATPase, with protein sequence MNFDDIAETGRRIRAAVGSVVVGMEGPLEIALATILAGGHVLFEDVPGLGKTVAARSLASALGLSFRRLQCTPDMLPGDVTGSYVYAPDTGEFVFRPGPIFTGLLLADEINRTTPKTQSAMLEAMAERQVTVEGNSFPLGTPFHVIATANPIEYEGTYALPEAQLDRFMVRLAVGYPDAEGETEILLSRVRRRQEAAEVPAVLEPGELAELQQAVERIHVDPDIAAYCVALAAATRHAQHVAVGASPRGSQALLLIGRALAALDGRDFVRPDDVKRVAVPVLAHRLTLTPQAWAQGVDPADVVRSVVVGVAVPPSISAVRT encoded by the coding sequence ATGAACTTCGACGACATCGCCGAGACCGGCCGACGCATCCGCGCTGCGGTCGGCAGCGTCGTGGTGGGCATGGAAGGGCCGCTCGAGATCGCTCTCGCGACGATCCTCGCAGGCGGGCATGTCCTCTTCGAAGACGTGCCGGGGCTCGGCAAGACCGTCGCGGCGCGCAGCCTGGCATCCGCCCTCGGTCTCTCGTTCCGGCGCCTGCAGTGCACGCCGGACATGCTGCCCGGAGACGTCACGGGGTCATACGTCTACGCACCCGACACGGGGGAGTTCGTGTTCCGACCCGGGCCGATCTTCACGGGACTGCTGCTCGCCGACGAGATCAACCGCACGACGCCGAAGACGCAGTCGGCGATGCTCGAGGCGATGGCGGAGCGCCAGGTGACGGTGGAGGGCAACAGCTTCCCGCTCGGCACGCCCTTCCACGTGATCGCCACGGCCAACCCGATCGAGTACGAGGGAACCTACGCACTGCCCGAGGCCCAACTGGATCGCTTCATGGTGCGTCTCGCGGTCGGCTATCCCGATGCGGAGGGGGAGACCGAGATCCTGCTCTCCCGCGTGCGGCGCCGCCAGGAGGCGGCGGAGGTCCCGGCGGTGCTCGAGCCCGGTGAGCTCGCGGAGCTGCAGCAGGCCGTCGAGCGAATCCATGTCGACCCCGACATCGCCGCGTACTGCGTCGCGCTAGCCGCGGCGACGCGTCACGCGCAGCACGTCGCGGTCGGCGCTTCGCCGCGCGGTTCGCAGGCGCTGCTTCTCATCGGTCGTGCGCTGGCCGCGCTCGACGGGCGGGACTTCGTGCGCCCCGATGACGTCAAGCGGGTCGCGGTGCCCGTACTCGCGCACCGGCTGACCCTGACACCTCAGGCGTGGGCTCAGGGCGTCGATCCCGCCGACGTCGTGCGTTCCGTCGTCGTCGGCGTGGCTGTGCCGCCCAGCATCTCCGCGGTGAGGACCTGA
- the whiA gene encoding DNA-binding protein WhiA, translating to MALTTDVKAELVSVRNAPPTVRVAEVTTILRFAGGLHSIAGRVAVEAEVDAELLARRVSRDLAEIYGVRPEIAQVKASAANSSGTAGGARWAVRVIAAGETLARQTGLLDARRRPVRGLPNRLTTGSPEELAGIWRGAFLASGSLSEPGRSAMLEISCPSGEAAMALVGAAHRLGVAAKAREVRGLPRVVVREGEAIRAILTAMGARRTAVAWEEMRQRREVRAGVNRLVNFDDANLRRSAQAAVAACARVERALEILGDDVPEHLRTAGSLRLAHRDASLDELGHHADPPLTKDAVAGRIRRLLAMADKRAQQEGIPGTEAAVPAGLDG from the coding sequence GTGGCACTAACCACCGACGTCAAGGCCGAGCTCGTCAGCGTGCGCAACGCACCCCCGACGGTGCGCGTGGCTGAGGTGACGACCATCCTGCGTTTCGCGGGAGGTCTGCACTCCATCGCCGGTCGTGTCGCGGTGGAGGCCGAGGTGGATGCCGAGCTGCTGGCCCGTCGCGTCAGCCGCGATCTCGCCGAGATCTACGGAGTGCGGCCCGAGATCGCTCAGGTCAAGGCCAGCGCGGCGAACTCGAGCGGCACCGCCGGTGGCGCCCGCTGGGCGGTCCGCGTGATCGCGGCGGGGGAGACCCTGGCCCGCCAGACCGGCCTGCTCGACGCGCGGCGCCGCCCGGTGCGGGGCCTGCCCAACCGCCTCACCACCGGCTCTCCTGAGGAGCTCGCCGGCATCTGGCGTGGAGCGTTCCTGGCATCCGGCTCCCTCAGCGAGCCCGGTCGGTCGGCCATGCTCGAGATCTCCTGCCCGTCCGGCGAGGCCGCCATGGCGCTCGTCGGCGCCGCGCATCGCCTCGGTGTCGCGGCCAAGGCCCGCGAGGTGCGCGGCCTGCCGCGCGTGGTCGTGCGCGAGGGCGAGGCGATCCGCGCCATCCTCACCGCGATGGGCGCCCGCCGCACGGCGGTCGCCTGGGAGGAGATGCGCCAGCGCCGCGAGGTGCGCGCCGGTGTGAACCGACTGGTCAACTTCGACGACGCCAACCTGCGTCGGTCGGCGCAGGCCGCCGTGGCCGCATGCGCCCGCGTCGAGCGCGCGCTCGAGATCCTGGGCGACGATGTGCCCGAGCACCTGCGCACCGCGGGCAGCCTTCGGCTCGCGCACCGCGACGCGAGCCTCGACGAGCTCGGACACCACGCCGACCCGCCGCTCACGAAGGACGCCGTCGCCGGCCGCATCCGACGTCTGCTCGCGATGGCCGACAAGCGCGCTCAGCAGGAGGGCATCCCCGGCACCGAGGCCGCCGTCCCCGCCGGTCTCGACGGCTGA
- the uvrA gene encoding excinuclease ABC subunit UvrA — translation MPIVPVASSAKLSVRGARVHNLKNVDIDIPRDSLVVFTGLSGSGKSSLAFDTIFAEGQRRYVESLSAYARQFLGQVDRPDVDFIEGLSPAVSIDQKSTNRNPRSTVGTITEIHDYMRLLWARIGVPHCPECGERIQRQTVQQIADQLVELPERTRYQIVAPVVTQKKGEFVDLFKELGAKGYSRAIVDGELVQLAEPPTLKKSYKHDIAVVVDRLVASDDILGRVTDSVETALGLAGGIMQVNFVDEEGDAAWQSFSEKLACPNGHPIALTEIEPRTFSFNAPFGACPACAGLGTRMSVDVDLMLGDEDLSIREGVILPWTTQGKGLFQYYERLLEGLARDLDFSLDTPWNQLHSDVREAVLRGDNYKVSVKWKNRYGREMRYTSGFEGVVPYIERQYLQAESDTQRSRWGEYLREVPCPVCDGARLKPEVLAVKVHGHSIAEVSNLSLADASTFMHDLELTEREAKIAAQVLREIRLRLEFLLQVGLSYLNLGRSAGSLSGGEAQRIRLATQIGSGLTGVLYVLDEPSIGLHQRDNRRLIETLVRLRDLGNTLIVVEHDEETIEAADWVVDIGPGAGVGGGEVVHSGPYSALLAETGSMTGDYLAGRREIAVPDKRRKIDRKRMLSVVGAKANNLKNVTADFPLGVLTAVTGVSGSGKSSLVNDILYQVLAGRLNGARTVPGKHTRVTGLDNLDKVVHVDQAPIGRTPRSNPATYTGVFDRIRTLFSETPEAKVRGYQPGRFSFNVKGGRCDACSGDGTIKIEMNFLPDVYVDCEVCHGKRYNRDTLAVHYKGKNIAEVLEMPIAEAAEFFEPIQAIHRYMKTLVDVGLGYVRLGQAATTLSGGEAQRVKLATELQRRSNGRSIYVLDEPTTGLHFEDVRKLLEVLNGLVDKGNTVIVIEHNLDVIKSADWVIDLGPEGGSGGGQILAAGTPEQIAEVAESHTGAFLAEVLGQERDSRKAG, via the coding sequence GTGCCCATCGTTCCTGTCGCCTCCTCCGCAAAACTCAGTGTCCGCGGTGCCCGCGTCCACAATCTGAAGAACGTCGACATCGACATCCCGCGCGACTCGCTGGTCGTCTTCACCGGGCTCTCCGGCTCCGGCAAGTCCAGCCTCGCGTTCGACACGATCTTCGCCGAGGGGCAGCGACGCTACGTCGAATCGCTCAGCGCGTACGCGCGACAGTTCCTCGGTCAGGTCGATCGTCCCGACGTCGACTTCATCGAGGGGCTCAGCCCCGCCGTCTCGATCGACCAGAAGTCGACCAACCGCAACCCGCGGTCGACGGTGGGCACCATCACCGAGATCCACGACTACATGCGCCTCCTGTGGGCGCGAATCGGCGTCCCGCACTGTCCGGAGTGCGGCGAGCGGATCCAGCGTCAGACGGTGCAGCAGATCGCCGATCAGCTCGTCGAGCTGCCCGAGCGCACCCGCTACCAGATCGTGGCGCCGGTCGTGACGCAGAAGAAGGGCGAGTTCGTCGACCTCTTCAAGGAGCTCGGTGCGAAGGGCTACTCGCGCGCGATCGTCGACGGAGAGCTGGTGCAGCTCGCCGAGCCGCCGACGCTGAAGAAGAGCTACAAGCACGACATCGCCGTCGTGGTCGACCGGCTCGTGGCGTCCGACGACATCCTCGGCCGCGTCACCGACTCGGTCGAGACCGCGCTGGGCCTGGCCGGCGGCATCATGCAGGTGAACTTCGTCGACGAGGAGGGCGACGCCGCCTGGCAGTCGTTCTCCGAGAAGCTCGCCTGTCCGAACGGCCACCCGATCGCGCTGACCGAGATCGAGCCGCGCACGTTCTCGTTCAACGCGCCGTTCGGCGCGTGCCCCGCGTGCGCCGGCCTCGGCACGCGGATGTCGGTGGACGTCGACCTCATGCTGGGCGACGAGGACCTCTCGATCCGCGAGGGCGTCATCCTGCCGTGGACCACTCAGGGCAAGGGCCTGTTCCAGTACTACGAGCGCCTGCTCGAGGGTCTGGCGCGCGACCTCGACTTCTCGCTCGACACGCCCTGGAACCAGCTGCACTCCGACGTGCGAGAAGCGGTGCTGCGCGGTGACAACTACAAGGTCAGCGTCAAGTGGAAGAACCGCTATGGGCGCGAGATGCGCTACACCTCGGGTTTCGAGGGAGTGGTGCCGTACATCGAACGGCAGTACCTGCAGGCCGAGTCCGACACCCAGCGCAGCCGCTGGGGGGAATACCTGCGCGAAGTGCCGTGCCCGGTGTGCGACGGCGCCCGTCTCAAGCCCGAGGTGCTCGCCGTCAAGGTGCACGGTCACTCGATCGCGGAGGTCTCGAACCTCAGTCTCGCCGACGCGAGCACCTTCATGCACGACCTCGAGCTCACCGAGCGTGAGGCGAAGATCGCCGCGCAGGTGCTGCGTGAGATACGACTGCGCCTCGAGTTCCTGCTGCAGGTGGGCCTGTCGTACCTGAACCTCGGTCGCTCGGCCGGCTCGCTCTCCGGAGGGGAAGCGCAGCGCATCCGGCTCGCGACCCAGATCGGCTCCGGTCTGACGGGCGTTCTCTACGTGCTGGACGAGCCGTCGATCGGGCTGCACCAGCGCGACAACCGCCGCCTCATCGAGACTCTGGTGCGTCTGCGCGATCTCGGCAACACCCTGATCGTGGTCGAGCACGACGAGGAGACCATCGAGGCCGCCGACTGGGTGGTCGACATCGGGCCCGGCGCCGGCGTCGGCGGCGGCGAGGTCGTGCACTCCGGGCCCTACTCGGCGCTGCTGGCCGAGACCGGATCGATGACCGGCGATTATCTCGCCGGCCGCCGCGAGATCGCCGTGCCAGACAAGCGCCGCAAGATCGACCGGAAGCGGATGCTGAGCGTCGTGGGCGCCAAGGCGAACAACCTCAAGAACGTCACCGCCGACTTCCCGCTGGGTGTGCTCACCGCCGTCACCGGCGTGAGCGGATCGGGCAAGTCGTCGCTGGTCAACGACATCCTCTACCAGGTGCTCGCCGGCCGCCTCAACGGCGCCCGCACGGTGCCTGGCAAGCACACCAGGGTGACGGGCCTCGACAACCTCGACAAGGTCGTGCACGTGGATCAGGCGCCGATCGGGCGCACGCCCCGGTCGAATCCTGCCACCTACACGGGTGTGTTCGACCGCATCCGCACCCTGTTCAGCGAGACCCCCGAGGCGAAGGTGCGCGGGTATCAGCCCGGCCGCTTCAGCTTCAACGTCAAGGGCGGCCGGTGCGACGCGTGCTCGGGCGACGGCACGATCAAGATCGAGATGAACTTCCTGCCCGACGTGTACGTCGACTGCGAGGTCTGCCACGGCAAGCGGTACAACCGCGACACGCTCGCCGTGCACTACAAGGGCAAGAACATCGCCGAGGTGCTCGAGATGCCCATCGCCGAGGCGGCGGAGTTCTTTGAACCGATCCAGGCGATCCACCGCTACATGAAGACGCTCGTCGACGTCGGGCTGGGCTACGTGCGACTGGGCCAGGCCGCGACGACGCTCTCGGGCGGTGAGGCACAGCGCGTCAAGCTCGCCACCGAGCTCCAGCGCCGCAGCAACGGACGCAGCATCTACGTGCTCGACGAGCCGACCACCGGTCTGCACTTCGAGGATGTGCGAAAGCTGCTCGAGGTGCTGAACGGACTCGTCGACAAGGGCAACACCGTCATCGTCATCGAGCACAACCTCGACGTCATCAAGTCGGCCGACTGGGTGATCGATCTCGGCCCCGAAGGCGGATCGGGCGGCGGGCAGATCCTCGCGGCAGGCACTCCCGAGCAGATCGCCGAGGTGGCGGAGAGCCACACGGGCGCGTTCCTCGCCGAGGTCCTCGGGCAGGAGCGCGACTCGCGCAAGGCCGGCTGA
- a CDS encoding superoxide dismutase gives MATYTLPDLPYDFAALEPHISGKIMELHHDKHHAAYVSGANAALDGLAEARERGNLANVNKLEKDLAFNLGGHVNHSIFWTNLSPEGGGQPEGELKAAIDEFFGSFEKFQAHFAAAAAGIQGSGWAVLSWDPIGARLIIQQLFDQQGNTAQGTIPLFQLDMWEHAFYLDYLNVKADYIKAAWNIANWENVASRFEIAREKTSGLLVLS, from the coding sequence ATGGCGACCTACACGCTCCCCGACCTTCCCTACGATTTCGCGGCACTGGAACCGCATATCAGCGGCAAGATCATGGAACTGCACCATGACAAGCACCACGCCGCATACGTCTCCGGCGCCAACGCGGCACTGGACGGCCTGGCCGAGGCCCGCGAGCGCGGCAACCTCGCCAATGTGAACAAGCTCGAGAAGGACCTCGCGTTCAACCTGGGCGGTCACGTCAACCACTCGATCTTCTGGACCAACCTCTCGCCCGAGGGCGGCGGACAGCCGGAAGGCGAGCTCAAGGCCGCGATCGACGAGTTCTTCGGCTCGTTCGAGAAGTTCCAGGCGCACTTCGCCGCAGCCGCCGCCGGCATCCAGGGCTCCGGCTGGGCTGTGCTCAGCTGGGATCCGATCGGCGCTCGACTGATCATCCAGCAGCTGTTCGACCAGCAGGGCAACACCGCCCAGGGCACCATCCCGCTGTTCCAGCTCGACATGTGGGAGCACGCCTTCTACCTCGACTACCTCAACGTGAAGGCCGACTACATCAAGGCCGCGTGGAACATCGCGAACTGGGAGAACGTGGCGTCACGCTTCGAGATCGCGCGTGAGAAGACCTCCGGTCTGCTGGTACTGTCGTAA